The following coding sequences lie in one Spirosoma sp. KUDC1026 genomic window:
- a CDS encoding VOC family protein, producing the protein MKQRLAQISLLVRDYDEAIQYYTSTLRFVLVEDTQLSETKRWVRIAPQGDSSFTLLLAKADGQQQQAFIGNQAGGRVFLFLYTDDFWRDYKAMTEQGVRFVREPATMPYGTVAVFEDLYGNLWDFIEPSQQP; encoded by the coding sequence GTGAAGCAACGCCTTGCCCAGATTTCCCTGCTCGTCCGCGACTACGACGAGGCCATTCAGTACTATACCAGCACACTCAGGTTCGTTCTGGTAGAAGATACCCAACTCAGCGAAACCAAACGCTGGGTACGCATTGCTCCGCAGGGCGATAGCTCTTTCACGTTGTTGCTGGCGAAAGCCGACGGCCAACAGCAGCAGGCGTTCATCGGCAATCAGGCGGGCGGGCGCGTGTTTCTGTTTTTGTACACCGACGATTTCTGGCGCGACTACAAGGCCATGACTGAGCAGGGCGTACGTTTCGTCCGCGAGCCCGCAACTATGCCCTACGGCACCGTAGCCGTTTTTGAGGATCTGTACGGTAATCTCTGGGATTTCATCGAACCCAGCCAACAGCCCTGA
- a CDS encoding neutral/alkaline non-lysosomal ceramidase N-terminal domain-containing protein, whose amino-acid sequence MKFLRVLVKGLLGLVVFLLLFLAVSLAPVDETPYQQMPYYAQTKQRLAQLPKPLAGRAPLRAGWAKVNITPGYTTPTGGYGNRLGKHWRIVSDSIYVRTIILDNGTTKAAVVGLDLLITPPPIVERLKQRLPEVGLRWENVYSGAIHSHNSTGGWIPGLVGRLIAGKYDERIVDQITNGILASIKQAQQNMAPVQIGYAQVDATDHIYNRIESSGPTGPLDGQFRMIKLQKASGQSALLCSFAGHATLFDMRNGDYLSRDYPGSLVDRLEKKSADFAVFLAGAVGSTGPQARGTTDFQEIRNYAGDLALRVERSVPQIKLQPDSMLAVETLPLSLREPHARVIGNWRVRPWLFYALYGDYPSDLKALRIGQTVLLGTPCDFSGELAAELQPAAQQKGLNLMVTSFDGGYIGYVTPDRYYDRTTYETRDMNWFGPYNGNYFKEMMVGLLNKIDTP is encoded by the coding sequence ATGAAATTTCTTCGTGTTCTGGTAAAGGGCCTGCTCGGACTGGTCGTTTTCCTGCTTCTTTTTCTGGCCGTTAGTCTGGCACCCGTCGATGAGACGCCGTATCAGCAGATGCCGTATTATGCGCAGACCAAACAACGGCTGGCGCAGCTGCCAAAACCACTGGCGGGACGGGCTCCATTACGGGCGGGCTGGGCTAAAGTCAACATCACGCCAGGGTACACTACGCCGACGGGGGGCTACGGCAACCGACTTGGCAAACACTGGCGCATTGTCAGCGACTCCATTTACGTTCGGACGATTATCCTGGATAACGGCACCACCAAAGCAGCCGTCGTTGGACTGGATTTGCTCATTACTCCCCCACCCATTGTCGAACGGCTCAAACAGCGGTTGCCCGAAGTGGGGCTACGCTGGGAGAATGTTTACAGCGGAGCTATTCACTCCCACAATAGTACGGGGGGCTGGATACCGGGGCTAGTGGGTCGACTGATTGCGGGAAAATACGACGAACGAATTGTCGATCAGATTACGAACGGCATTCTGGCGTCGATCAAGCAGGCGCAGCAGAACATGGCTCCCGTGCAGATCGGTTACGCGCAGGTCGACGCGACGGATCATATCTACAACCGGATTGAATCGTCTGGGCCAACGGGACCATTGGACGGACAGTTCCGGATGATTAAACTGCAAAAAGCGTCAGGGCAATCGGCCCTGCTTTGTTCCTTCGCGGGCCACGCTACGTTATTCGACATGCGTAACGGCGATTACCTGAGCCGCGACTATCCAGGCTCGCTGGTAGATCGGCTGGAGAAAAAGTCGGCAGACTTTGCGGTCTTTCTGGCCGGCGCTGTGGGTAGTACGGGCCCGCAGGCACGCGGCACAACCGACTTTCAGGAGATTCGTAATTACGCCGGTGATCTGGCGCTACGTGTCGAACGCAGCGTTCCGCAAATCAAACTCCAGCCAGACAGTATGCTCGCTGTGGAGACTTTACCCCTGAGTCTGAGAGAACCGCACGCACGGGTAATTGGCAACTGGCGGGTGCGGCCCTGGTTATTTTACGCTCTCTACGGCGATTATCCATCGGACCTTAAGGCACTACGTATCGGGCAGACGGTTTTGCTGGGTACCCCCTGCGATTTTTCGGGCGAACTGGCGGCCGAACTCCAGCCAGCCGCTCAACAAAAAGGACTTAACCTGATGGTTACCAGCTTCGATGGAGGTTATATCGGCTACGTAACGCCCGATCGGTATTACGACCGGACTACGTACGAAACCCGCGACATGAACTGGTTTGGTCCCTATAATGGCAATTACTTCAAAGAAATGATGGTAGGTTTGCTCAACAAAATCGATACCCCGTGA
- a CDS encoding AI-2E family transporter gives MEVSNASNSEGDKSPFVKRTLIVISLVTLTVLILALAYIGLQVLFLVLASVLLALPLRAGTRLLSRKTKLPEGASLAVVLLSVVAVIYGVIALLSGAISQQISDLQEQLPELIENAQQQLSQSKLGQRIASDLSADDINIQKMASQGNWFGRAFGAVSSVFGVLSNLYIVFFVTLFIAVSPDTYYQGVILLVPMSGRERAHEVMANLGDTLLSWLTGQVFSMTVVGVLTGIGLWILGIPLAGVLALMAALLSFIPNFGPVLALIPAALVALVNGPEQVLYVAALYAGVQAVESNLITPLVQQELIEMPPALILVAQVVIGTFAGAVGVIFATPVVAIIMVLVKMLYIRDGLGDTSVKV, from the coding sequence ATGGAAGTTTCTAACGCATCAAATAGCGAGGGAGACAAGTCACCGTTCGTTAAACGGACACTGATTGTCATTTCGCTGGTTACGTTAACTGTTCTGATACTGGCACTGGCGTATATCGGTCTGCAGGTGCTTTTTCTGGTACTGGCCAGTGTCCTCTTAGCTCTTCCGCTCCGTGCCGGAACCCGCCTGCTCAGCCGGAAAACGAAACTACCGGAGGGTGCTTCGCTGGCTGTCGTGCTGCTAAGCGTCGTTGCAGTTATCTATGGCGTCATCGCATTGCTATCTGGGGCAATCTCACAACAGATAAGCGATTTACAGGAGCAACTGCCAGAATTAATTGAAAATGCCCAGCAACAGCTTTCGCAGTCGAAACTGGGTCAGCGTATTGCCAGCGACTTATCCGCCGATGACATCAATATCCAGAAAATGGCTAGTCAGGGCAACTGGTTTGGACGGGCGTTCGGAGCGGTTTCGTCGGTATTTGGCGTCCTGAGCAATCTGTACATTGTCTTTTTTGTTACGCTGTTCATTGCCGTAAGCCCGGATACGTACTATCAGGGTGTCATTCTGCTGGTACCGATGTCGGGTCGGGAGCGGGCGCACGAAGTCATGGCGAACCTGGGCGATACGCTGCTGAGCTGGCTGACGGGGCAAGTATTTTCCATGACGGTAGTAGGCGTGCTGACCGGTATTGGCCTCTGGATTCTGGGTATTCCGCTGGCGGGTGTACTGGCCCTGATGGCGGCCTTGCTGTCGTTCATTCCGAACTTTGGCCCGGTCCTCGCGCTGATTCCGGCGGCTCTGGTAGCGCTGGTAAACGGTCCTGAACAGGTACTGTACGTAGCAGCGCTCTACGCCGGAGTGCAGGCCGTTGAAAGTAATCTGATTACCCCCCTTGTGCAGCAGGAGCTCATCGAAATGCCCCCGGCTCTGATTCTGGTGGCGCAGGTGGTCATTGGCACATTTGCGGGCGCAGTTGGCGTCATTTTTGCCACGCCTGTTGTGGCCATCATTATGGTCCTGGTGAAAATGCTGTATATCCGCGATGGCCTGGGCGATACATCGGTTAAGGTATGA